A single genomic interval of Rosistilla ulvae harbors:
- a CDS encoding sigma-70 family RNA polymerase sigma factor, producing MEVMEKELVDLIAKGKSQGYLTYEEVNNYLPDEDASPEKLDNLLLAIEDQGIELVDESLAGGLLAKGKLSDVDPFVPSSELPKASDDPIRMYLSQMAEIPLLSRDEEINLAKKIEVTRRQFRRAILESDFALRATVETLRNVHEGKLPFDRTIKVSLTERLTKEQVSARMPHNLRTVGILMDQNKQDFDVIVRKSSNEEDRAIARCNFIRRRRKCLQLVEELSLRSRRVTPLMKQLENFSSRMDYIKQRMTQLGNDALSRDEDADLRQELRELIRVTQESPTSLRNRVAKFRKHFDAYEKVKRELSSGNLRLVVSIAKKYRNRGLSFLDLIQEGNTGLMRAVDKYEYRRGFKFSTYATWWIRQAITRAIADQARTIRIPVHMIDVLSKLRQVQKRMLQELRREPTMEEIALETEIPVEEVRRVMDIGRHPVSLDRPVGEGEDSSFGEFIEDNESDNPVRCASNGILRQKIEDLLKTLTYREREIIKLRYGLVDGYSYTLEEVGRIFKVTRERVRQIEAKAVRKLQSPNRADHLEGFLKSEV from the coding sequence ATGGAAGTGATGGAGAAGGAACTCGTTGATCTGATCGCTAAAGGGAAGTCCCAAGGTTATCTGACTTACGAAGAGGTCAATAACTATCTTCCCGACGAGGACGCAAGTCCAGAAAAGCTAGACAACCTCCTGTTGGCGATCGAAGACCAGGGAATCGAACTCGTCGACGAATCGCTCGCAGGCGGCTTGCTGGCCAAAGGCAAGCTGTCGGATGTCGACCCATTTGTTCCGTCGTCGGAACTGCCAAAGGCGAGCGACGACCCGATTCGCATGTACCTGAGCCAAATGGCTGAGATCCCGTTGTTGTCTCGCGACGAAGAGATCAATCTTGCGAAAAAGATCGAAGTCACCCGCCGGCAATTCCGCCGCGCGATCCTCGAATCGGACTTTGCACTGCGAGCGACCGTCGAAACGCTCCGCAACGTCCATGAGGGCAAACTGCCGTTTGATCGCACCATCAAGGTCTCTTTGACCGAACGACTGACCAAGGAACAGGTGAGCGCTCGGATGCCGCACAACCTGCGAACCGTCGGCATCTTGATGGACCAAAACAAACAAGATTTCGACGTGATCGTGCGTAAAAGCAGCAATGAAGAGGATCGTGCCATCGCACGATGCAACTTCATCCGCCGCCGTCGCAAGTGCCTGCAACTGGTCGAAGAACTAAGCCTTCGCAGCCGCCGCGTCACGCCGCTGATGAAGCAACTGGAAAACTTCTCCTCGCGAATGGATTACATCAAACAACGCATGACCCAACTGGGCAACGATGCGTTGTCGCGAGACGAAGACGCCGACCTGCGACAAGAACTGCGTGAACTGATCCGCGTCACGCAAGAGAGCCCCACATCGCTACGCAACCGCGTCGCCAAGTTCCGCAAGCACTTCGATGCTTACGAAAAAGTCAAACGCGAACTCTCCAGCGGCAACCTTCGTCTGGTCGTCTCGATCGCCAAGAAGTACCGCAACCGTGGGCTCAGCTTCCTCGACCTGATCCAGGAGGGGAACACCGGGCTGATGCGAGCTGTCGACAAATACGAATATCGCCGCGGCTTTAAGTTCAGCACCTACGCAACCTGGTGGATTCGCCAAGCGATCACCCGGGCGATTGCCGACCAAGCTCGCACGATCCGCATCCCGGTTCACATGATCGATGTGCTCAGCAAGCTGCGTCAGGTTCAAAAACGCATGCTGCAAGAATTGCGTCGCGAACCAACGATGGAAGAGATCGCACTAGAGACCGAGATCCCGGTCGAAGAAGTTCGCCGCGTGATGGACATCGGTCGCCATCCGGTCAGCCTCGACCGCCCTGTTGGCGAAGGCGAAGACAGCAGCTTTGGCGAATTCATCGAAGATAACGAGAGCGACAACCCGGTCCGATGTGCCAGCAACGGCATCCTGCGACAGAAGATCGAGGACCTGCTGAAGACGCTCACCTATCGCGAGCGGGAGATCATCAAACTGCGTTACGGCCTGGTCGATGGCTACAGCTACACGCTTGAAGAAGTGGGACGGATTTTCAAGGTCACCCGGGAACGCGTTCGGCAAATCGAAGCAAAAGCTGTCCGCAAACTGCAGAGCCCAAACCGCGCCGACCACTTGGAGGGCTTCCTGAAAAGCGAAGTCTAA
- the typA gene encoding translational GTPase TypA, producing MRRNDLRNVVIIAHVDHGKTTLVDCLLRQSSEQRESDLRGERILDSNDLEKERGITILSKNIAIPYRGVKINVIDTPGHADFGGEVERVVRMADGALVLVDAAEGPMPQTRFVLEKALEAGVKPIVVINKIDRPDARSMEVLDEALELLAELGGDHFLDDASYVFASSKEGYATDDPSKPGTDMTPLLDRLVDDLPGPDVEVDAPLQMLVTTLDWSEYVGRIAIGRITSGTMSAEQTVAVHQSGDRIARRKVGGLHIFDKLGRVEVEKASAGEVVAIVGLDDVEIGDTICHPDHPMPLDRLKVDEPTLEMVFSINSSPMVGREGKYVTTRQLKTRLEKELERNVALRVAPIEGTEAYAVRGRGVLHLSVLIETMRREGYELSVGKPRVVFQEIDGKKHEPYEILNVEVPEERMGPVMELVGHRRGLLEDISPRGSYQLLRFNIPARGLIGLRTRLLNATQGTAIIHHRFDSYRPVEGEVPSRGNGVLVSMTSGKAVPFSLFTLQDRSELFVRPGDEIYEGMIVGENVRDNDMTVNPTREKKLTNMRASGSDDNVVLKPARELFLEAALEFIEDDELVEITPLSIRLRKAVLRESDRRRIGRSGSKA from the coding sequence ATGCGTCGAAACGATCTACGCAACGTCGTCATTATCGCTCACGTGGATCACGGCAAAACGACGCTCGTCGATTGTTTGCTGCGGCAAAGCAGCGAACAACGTGAATCCGATCTCCGCGGTGAACGGATTCTCGATTCGAACGATCTCGAAAAAGAACGTGGGATCACGATCCTTTCGAAGAACATCGCGATTCCCTATCGCGGCGTGAAAATCAACGTCATCGATACCCCTGGTCACGCCGACTTTGGCGGCGAGGTCGAACGCGTCGTCCGGATGGCCGACGGTGCGTTGGTCCTAGTCGACGCCGCCGAAGGCCCCATGCCGCAAACACGCTTCGTGTTGGAAAAGGCGTTGGAGGCGGGAGTCAAGCCGATCGTCGTGATCAACAAGATCGATCGTCCCGACGCCCGTTCGATGGAGGTTCTCGACGAAGCTCTCGAATTGCTGGCTGAACTTGGCGGCGACCACTTCCTCGACGATGCTTCTTATGTCTTCGCTTCCAGCAAAGAAGGCTACGCCACCGACGACCCGAGCAAACCGGGGACCGACATGACACCGCTGTTGGATCGTTTGGTCGACGATCTGCCCGGTCCCGATGTCGAAGTCGACGCGCCGTTGCAAATGTTGGTGACAACACTCGACTGGTCCGAATACGTCGGCCGAATCGCGATCGGACGGATCACTTCGGGAACGATGTCGGCCGAACAGACCGTCGCCGTGCATCAATCGGGCGACCGAATCGCACGACGCAAGGTCGGCGGATTGCATATCTTCGACAAGCTGGGACGCGTCGAAGTCGAGAAGGCCTCGGCCGGCGAAGTCGTCGCGATCGTTGGTCTGGACGACGTCGAGATCGGCGATACGATCTGCCATCCCGATCACCCGATGCCGCTGGATCGATTGAAAGTCGACGAACCGACGTTGGAAATGGTTTTCAGCATCAATTCATCCCCGATGGTCGGACGCGAAGGCAAATACGTGACCACGCGTCAATTGAAGACGCGTCTGGAAAAGGAACTCGAACGAAACGTCGCCCTCCGCGTCGCGCCGATCGAAGGAACCGAAGCTTACGCCGTGCGTGGCCGCGGTGTCCTTCACCTGTCGGTGTTGATCGAAACGATGCGTCGCGAAGGTTATGAATTGAGCGTCGGTAAGCCGCGCGTGGTCTTCCAGGAGATCGACGGCAAGAAGCACGAACCGTACGAAATCCTGAACGTCGAAGTCCCCGAAGAACGGATGGGACCCGTGATGGAATTGGTCGGTCACCGCCGCGGATTGTTGGAAGACATCTCGCCGCGCGGCAGCTACCAATTGCTGCGATTCAACATTCCCGCTCGCGGTCTGATCGGTTTGCGAACCCGGTTGCTCAACGCAACGCAAGGGACCGCGATCATTCACCATCGCTTCGACAGCTACCGTCCCGTCGAAGGCGAAGTTCCCTCGCGTGGCAACGGCGTGTTGGTCTCGATGACCAGCGGCAAAGCGGTTCCGTTCTCGCTGTTTACATTGCAAGATCGCAGCGAATTGTTCGTCCGCCCCGGCGACGAAATCTACGAGGGGATGATCGTTGGCGAAAACGTTCGTGACAACGATATGACCGTCAATCCGACCCGCGAGAAGAAGCTGACCAACATGCGAGCTTCGGGAAGCGATGACAACGTCGTCCTCAAACCGGCTCGCGAACTGTTCCTCGAAGCGGCTCTCGAATTCATCGAAGACGACGAACTTGTCGAGATCACTCCGTTGAGCATCCGGTTGCGTAAAGCGGTTCTGCGGGAATCGGATCGCCGCCGCATCGGCCGTTCGGGCTCCAAGGCTTAA
- a CDS encoding serine/threonine-protein kinase: MTDTTNAQPDDSFTAHEIGNDLTGGQLGDLQILRRLGRGGMADVYLATQVSLERQVAIKILRASLANDNNYVERFRREARAAAKLSHPNIVQVYDVGRSEGRYFISQEFIDGRNLREQIDREGPLSLQQGLAVMMGVASALDAACEQGITHRDIKPENIMLSNKGDVKVADFGLARIANPDFQSDLTQVGLTLGTPLYMSPEQVQGKPVDVRSDLYSLGVTMFHVLTGRPPFEGETPLAIAVRHLHEEPPRISGLRMDDHIPGWIDEVVARLMAKDPKKRFDTPARLVEYLQKKVAESGGQESLGTLPVRLAATKTLQSVMSAEPTSTARRLLWLAAIVLPVLGLAAGIVSARHRSDVADLLSTEAATVEPQESVQRQFFEAMRINTPAAWQAVWVSFPAADSTENKIYAAKARIQLARLYDQQGSPESAQRVAREVMNDPDLPPHLTAVAMAQCENALRGMGKHDEAAQLGDSLNRKWKELSPEGQGLFRLAVPRGVLDRLDL; this comes from the coding sequence ATGACCGACACCACCAACGCCCAGCCTGACGACTCGTTCACCGCTCACGAGATCGGCAACGATCTGACCGGCGGTCAGTTGGGGGACCTGCAGATCTTGCGACGCTTGGGGCGAGGCGGGATGGCGGATGTCTATCTTGCGACTCAAGTTTCCCTGGAACGCCAGGTCGCTATTAAGATCTTGCGCGCCTCGTTGGCCAACGACAATAACTACGTCGAACGCTTTCGGCGCGAGGCGCGGGCCGCGGCCAAGTTGTCGCATCCCAACATCGTACAAGTCTATGATGTGGGGCGATCCGAGGGCCGCTATTTCATCAGCCAAGAATTCATCGATGGACGCAATCTGCGCGAGCAGATCGATCGCGAGGGGCCGCTGTCGCTTCAGCAGGGCTTGGCGGTGATGATGGGGGTGGCGTCGGCGCTCGACGCGGCGTGCGAGCAGGGGATCACGCATCGCGACATCAAGCCCGAAAACATCATGCTCAGCAACAAAGGGGATGTCAAAGTCGCCGACTTTGGGCTGGCGCGGATTGCGAACCCCGATTTCCAAAGCGATCTGACGCAGGTCGGGCTGACGCTTGGGACGCCGTTGTACATGAGTCCCGAGCAGGTGCAAGGCAAGCCGGTCGACGTGCGCAGCGATCTTTATTCGTTAGGCGTGACGATGTTTCATGTGCTGACGGGACGTCCGCCGTTCGAAGGGGAGACACCGCTGGCGATTGCGGTGCGTCATCTGCACGAAGAACCGCCCCGTATCAGCGGGTTGCGGATGGACGACCATATCCCCGGTTGGATCGATGAGGTCGTCGCGCGGTTGATGGCCAAAGATCCCAAGAAGCGGTTCGATACACCGGCGCGGTTGGTCGAGTATCTGCAGAAAAAGGTCGCTGAATCGGGAGGGCAGGAGTCGCTTGGAACGCTGCCAGTTCGGTTGGCCGCCACCAAGACGTTGCAAAGCGTGATGTCGGCCGAACCGACCAGCACGGCCCGGCGGTTGTTGTGGTTGGCGGCGATTGTGTTGCCGGTGTTGGGGCTTGCTGCGGGGATCGTGTCGGCGCGGCATCGCAGTGATGTGGCCGACCTGTTGAGCACTGAAGCGGCGACTGTCGAGCCTCAGGAATCGGTTCAGCGCCAGTTCTTTGAAGCGATGCGAATCAACACACCGGCGGCCTGGCAAGCGGTTTGGGTTAGTTTTCCGGCGGCTGATAGTACGGAAAACAAAATCTATGCCGCCAAAGCACGGATCCAGCTAGCGCGTCTTTACGACCAGCAGGGCTCGCCCGAAAGCGCTCAACGCGTCGCTCGAGAAGTCATGAACGACCCCGATCTGCCGCCGCACCTGACCGCCGTCGCGATGGCTCAGTGCGAAAATGCGCTGCGCGGGATGGGCAAACATGACGAAGCGGCTCAGTTGGGCGATTCGCTGAATCGTAAATGGAAGGAACTCTCCCCCGAGGGGCAGGGGCTGTTTCGGCTGGCTGTCCCGCGTGGCGTCTTGGATCGGTTGGATCTATAG
- a CDS encoding acyl-CoA desaturase — translation MSTRAAVTDKPSIDSNAVAQEDLNREPPAATPLTSLEYPSGVDLNDIQWGYSISFLVVHAAALLALFPWFFSWAGVIAFAVGTVVFGQLGIPICYHRLLTHRSFKTPKWFERTLVTFALCSAQETPARWVAWHRIHHQHSDHREDMHSPLVNFLWSHINWLVYRNNSVQNFSLYQKYARDILSDRYYMWLEKVPYPMTLFYVGHAIAFFLISYAISIAIFGANMQAFQMTASLFVWGVLVRTVWVWHITWSVNSLSHMFGYRNYATTDDSRNNWFVSLITGGEGWHNNHHADQASASVQHRWWEFDPNYYVIQLFGVCGLATNIVPPMHQRRRATEGTAGTPRDPSEAVR, via the coding sequence ATGAGCACTCGTGCCGCCGTGACCGACAAACCATCCATCGATTCCAATGCCGTTGCCCAGGAGGATCTGAATCGGGAACCACCCGCTGCGACCCCGTTGACGAGCTTGGAATATCCCAGTGGCGTCGACTTGAACGATATTCAGTGGGGTTATTCGATCTCGTTTTTGGTGGTTCACGCCGCGGCGCTGTTGGCGCTGTTTCCGTGGTTCTTTTCGTGGGCTGGCGTGATTGCGTTTGCAGTCGGGACGGTGGTCTTTGGTCAGTTGGGGATTCCGATCTGTTACCACCGCTTGTTGACCCACCGCAGCTTTAAGACGCCCAAATGGTTTGAACGGACGTTGGTCACGTTTGCGTTATGCAGTGCGCAAGAGACTCCGGCGCGGTGGGTTGCCTGGCACCGAATCCATCACCAGCACAGCGATCATCGCGAGGATATGCACAGTCCCTTGGTCAACTTTCTGTGGTCGCACATCAATTGGCTGGTCTACCGGAACAACAGCGTGCAGAACTTTTCGCTGTATCAGAAATATGCCCGCGACATCCTTAGCGATCGTTATTACATGTGGCTGGAGAAGGTTCCCTACCCGATGACACTGTTTTACGTCGGGCATGCGATCGCCTTTTTTTTGATCTCCTATGCGATTTCGATCGCGATCTTTGGCGCGAACATGCAAGCATTCCAGATGACGGCCAGTCTTTTCGTTTGGGGTGTGTTGGTGCGGACCGTTTGGGTTTGGCATATCACATGGAGCGTGAATTCTCTGTCGCACATGTTTGGCTACCGAAATTATGCGACGACCGACGACAGCCGGAACAATTGGTTCGTCTCATTGATCACCGGGGGCGAGGGGTGGCACAACAATCATCATGCCGATCAAGCCTCGGCTTCGGTTCAGCATCGATGGTGGGAGTTTGACCCTAATTACTACGTTATTCAGCTGTTTGGGGTCTGCGGGTTGGCGACGAACATCGTTCCACCGATGCATCAACGTCGTCGAGCAACCGAGGGGACGGCGGGGACCCCTCGCGATCCGAGCGAAGCGGTACGGTGA
- the greA gene encoding transcription elongation factor GreA, with translation MSGSVPMTRDGYNRLKAEVAHLEGVLMPEITEKLAAAREEGDLKENAEYHAQRENQGLLQAKINELKSKIARADIVDVSQLPKDEVVFGCKVTVKDLTYHDEEEFMLVGVGDDDLDAGKILVTSPIGQGLLGKKVGQVAEISVPAGIQKFEVVKIEHPE, from the coding sequence ATGAGTGGATCGGTACCAATGACCCGCGACGGTTATAATCGATTGAAAGCGGAGGTCGCCCATCTGGAAGGGGTGCTGATGCCCGAGATCACTGAGAAATTGGCGGCTGCGCGGGAAGAGGGAGACCTGAAGGAGAACGCCGAATACCACGCCCAACGCGAAAATCAGGGGTTGCTGCAGGCGAAGATCAACGAACTGAAAAGCAAGATCGCCCGGGCCGATATCGTCGATGTCTCTCAGTTGCCCAAGGATGAGGTCGTTTTCGGTTGCAAGGTGACAGTGAAAGACCTGACCTACCACGACGAGGAGGAGTTTATGCTTGTCGGCGTGGGAGACGATGATCTGGATGCCGGTAAGATTCTGGTGACCAGTCCCATCGGGCAAGGGCTGTTGGGCAAAAAGGTCGGTCAGGTTGCGGAGATCAGTGTCCCCGCGGGAATTCAAAAATTTGAAGTCGTGAAGATTGAACACCCAGAATAA
- a CDS encoding phosphoribosyltransferase, with protein MSQALLLSTDLFFASRIKSAAVEAGYEMSMGKSIEKVTLNEGLQVVIVDLATTGSTVEAIAQHVRQQTPAARLIAFGPHVQTGRLSAARDAGFDLVLTRGQLDHGLGQLFSKA; from the coding sequence ATGTCCCAAGCCCTCTTATTATCGACCGACCTGTTTTTCGCCAGCCGCATCAAGTCGGCCGCGGTCGAGGCAGGGTATGAAATGTCGATGGGCAAATCGATCGAAAAGGTCACGTTGAACGAAGGGCTGCAGGTGGTGATTGTCGACCTAGCGACCACCGGCAGCACTGTCGAAGCGATCGCCCAACATGTTCGCCAGCAGACGCCCGCCGCGAGGTTGATCGCTTTTGGGCCCCACGTTCAGACCGGCCGACTGTCGGCGGCTCGCGACGCCGGGTTCGACCTGGTGTTAACCCGCGGCCAACTCGATCACGGCCTGGGACAACTGTTTTCGAAAGCTTAG
- a CDS encoding DUF1501 domain-containing protein has protein sequence MASRRNFVKASAAGIAGLSLPALLQQRAAATQAGRSISSNKSVILLWMTGGPSHIDMWDMKPDRPLNNRGPFSPIQTAIPGEFICEHLPRQAAMMDKFTLIRSVDCRSSSHEPNMVMQTGNRDAAPRTNRLGANYPSIASIIAKERGPNQPNMPAYVAFQKAAGHVGHAGYLGHAFDPFQGNAAAKLPIYDTVGKDSGRISDASMFNFAKDLSFERIEQRQQLLKQLDQVRRRLDHSPAVQTLDQYQQQAIQTLTGSHVQKAFDLGQESQATRDAYGDHLWCQQALMARRLVESGVSFVTIDLSYHPSSGTWDNHGDNIPPYGGIERGLKPLLPLFDRLITTLVSDLDQRNMLDDVLVVAMGEFGRTPNMGTQGSTDGRNHWPQVMSMCLAGGGMRHGQIIGATEKDGGQIKNRPVTPGDLAATIYHHMGVPQNVTYEDTRGRPHFAVQENGRPISELI, from the coding sequence TTGGCCAGCCGTCGCAATTTTGTGAAGGCGAGCGCCGCGGGGATCGCCGGGCTCTCCCTGCCAGCGCTCTTGCAACAACGCGCTGCGGCGACACAAGCCGGCCGCAGCATTTCATCGAACAAATCGGTGATCCTGCTGTGGATGACCGGCGGCCCAAGCCACATCGACATGTGGGATATGAAGCCCGATCGGCCGCTGAACAACCGCGGCCCCTTCTCGCCAATCCAGACGGCGATCCCGGGCGAATTCATTTGCGAACACCTGCCGCGACAAGCGGCGATGATGGATAAGTTCACGCTTATCCGATCGGTCGATTGTCGCAGCAGCAGCCATGAACCGAACATGGTCATGCAGACTGGCAACCGTGACGCGGCTCCGCGAACGAATCGACTGGGAGCCAACTATCCCTCGATCGCTTCGATCATCGCCAAGGAACGGGGCCCCAACCAACCGAACATGCCCGCTTACGTCGCCTTCCAAAAAGCTGCGGGGCACGTCGGACACGCCGGGTATCTCGGCCACGCGTTCGACCCGTTTCAAGGGAACGCCGCGGCAAAGCTGCCGATCTACGACACCGTGGGGAAGGACAGCGGACGGATCTCCGACGCGTCCATGTTTAACTTCGCCAAGGACTTGAGCTTCGAGCGGATCGAGCAGCGGCAACAACTGCTGAAGCAATTAGATCAGGTCCGGCGACGACTGGACCATTCCCCCGCCGTGCAAACATTGGATCAGTACCAGCAGCAAGCGATCCAGACCTTGACCGGCAGCCATGTCCAGAAAGCATTCGACCTAGGGCAGGAATCCCAAGCAACACGCGACGCCTACGGCGATCACCTGTGGTGCCAGCAGGCGTTGATGGCGCGACGGCTTGTCGAATCGGGAGTCTCTTTTGTCACGATCGACCTCAGCTACCATCCCTCCTCGGGAACCTGGGACAATCATGGCGACAACATTCCGCCTTATGGTGGAATCGAACGGGGCTTGAAGCCACTGCTGCCGCTGTTCGATCGCTTGATCACGACGCTCGTCTCGGATCTCGATCAACGCAACATGCTCGACGATGTATTAGTCGTTGCGATGGGAGAATTTGGCCGAACGCCGAACATGGGAACCCAGGGCAGCACCGACGGTCGCAACCACTGGCCGCAAGTGATGTCGATGTGTTTGGCTGGCGGCGGAATGCGACACGGCCAGATCATCGGCGCCACCGAAAAGGACGGGGGCCAAATCAAGAACCGTCCCGTCACACCGGGCGACTTGGCGGCAACGATCTATCACCACATGGGCGTGCCGCAAAACGTGACCTACGAGGACACCCGCGGGCGGCCCCACTTCGCGGTCCAAGAAAACGGGCGACCAATCTCGGAATTGATCTAA
- a CDS encoding 3-hydroxyacyl-CoA dehydrogenase family protein, producing the protein MNEQIDWNISLIGAGIVGRAIAWDHLRGGIGIRLIDSNPAQLAATVDSLIAQAGGTKSDPIRWGDDAWATELTPPGATTSPRGQQAIVIESIVERREPKQQVLATAEQLSPPDAILATNTSTIPLADVTQRVLDRRRCCGLHFFMPVDQRPLIEIITTEATDDATVAIAKRYAAALGKQHLIVRDAPGFVVNRMLVPYLNEAVQLLCSGTSPDQIERVSTERGMPMSPLELMDWIGMETGFHAGRAIWQAFPSRIEPSPLTPAMVKAKLTGRAGGEGFYTYRDDRRSALLGPTAQTLVDRYTRDATTQSDSQVAARLFFPMLIEAACILLQNVVDDLESIQRAIGGGLGFRDPAGFLDRFDRIGTEQCVAELTELATLGRRFAAPPELLAALATADSASDALELLCTVDNRSPANDPQQ; encoded by the coding sequence TTGAACGAGCAAATTGACTGGAATATCTCGCTGATCGGGGCCGGAATCGTCGGCCGCGCGATCGCTTGGGACCATCTGCGTGGGGGCATCGGGATCCGCCTGATCGACTCCAATCCGGCTCAGCTTGCCGCAACGGTCGACTCTTTAATCGCGCAAGCCGGCGGTACCAAGTCCGATCCGATTCGCTGGGGGGACGACGCTTGGGCGACCGAATTGACTCCGCCCGGCGCGACAACCTCCCCCCGCGGGCAACAAGCGATTGTGATCGAATCGATTGTCGAACGTCGCGAACCGAAGCAGCAGGTCTTGGCCACCGCCGAACAGTTGTCGCCCCCCGACGCGATTCTGGCGACCAACACCTCGACGATCCCGCTTGCCGACGTCACCCAACGCGTTCTCGATCGCCGCCGCTGCTGCGGCCTGCACTTCTTTATGCCGGTCGACCAACGCCCGTTGATCGAGATCATCACGACCGAAGCGACGGACGACGCGACGGTTGCGATCGCCAAACGCTACGCCGCCGCCTTGGGCAAGCAACACCTGATCGTTCGCGACGCGCCGGGCTTTGTTGTCAATCGAATGCTGGTTCCTTATCTCAATGAAGCGGTCCAACTGCTGTGCAGCGGCACGTCGCCAGATCAGATCGAACGTGTGTCGACCGAGCGTGGGATGCCGATGTCCCCGCTGGAGCTGATGGACTGGATCGGAATGGAGACCGGTTTTCACGCCGGCCGAGCGATTTGGCAAGCGTTCCCCAGCCGGATCGAACCGTCACCGCTAACCCCCGCGATGGTCAAAGCCAAGCTGACCGGCCGCGCCGGCGGCGAAGGCTTTTACACCTATCGCGATGATCGCCGATCGGCCCTCCTCGGACCGACCGCGCAGACGTTGGTCGATCGCTACACGCGCGACGCGACCACGCAATCGGACAGCCAAGTCGCCGCCAGACTTTTTTTCCCCATGCTGATCGAAGCCGCCTGTATCTTGCTGCAAAATGTCGTCGACGACCTCGAATCGATCCAGCGAGCGATCGGTGGTGGGCTGGGCTTCCGCGATCCCGCAGGCTTTCTCGATCGCTTCGATCGCATCGGAACCGAACAATGCGTCGCCGAACTAACAGAACTGGCGACACTGGGCCGCCGTTTCGCCGCGCCGCCAGAATTACTGGCGGCCCTCGCCACCGCCGATTCGGCCAGCGATGCGTTGGAATTGCTTTGCACCGTGGACAATCGCTCGCCGGCAAACGATCCGCAACAATAA
- the epmB gene encoding EF-P beta-lysylation protein EpmB, translating into MKVPILANPTNSVRARSESSVRWQVQLKNAVRTGQQLVELLGLQDAITPSHQAAADFPVFVTREFLSRIRPGDPNDPLLRQVFPAASETAAVEGFGSDPLQEASFTRCGGLIHKYAGRVLLVTTGACAIHCRYCFRRHFPYSDIPHSIDQWQPALDEIAADESIEEVLLSGGDPLMLADPVLERLIDALQSIPHLRRLRIHSRLPIVLPSRVNDALVGMLTASRLTVWMVVHSNHANELDEAVGQGLGRLIDRGIPVLNQAVLLRGVNDDLDALTDLCRRLIDLRVTPYYLHKLDQVAGAAHFDVSKERGCELIEGLRTRLPGYAVPRFVIEQPDQPSKTTIV; encoded by the coding sequence ATGAAGGTCCCGATTCTAGCGAATCCGACAAATTCTGTCCGCGCCCGGTCGGAGAGTTCTGTTCGCTGGCAAGTTCAGCTGAAAAATGCAGTTCGTACGGGGCAACAATTGGTCGAACTGCTAGGCCTGCAAGATGCGATCACCCCATCGCATCAGGCCGCCGCTGATTTTCCGGTCTTCGTAACGCGCGAGTTTCTGTCGCGGATCCGTCCCGGCGATCCAAACGATCCGCTGCTGCGGCAGGTCTTTCCGGCGGCCAGCGAGACCGCGGCGGTCGAGGGCTTTGGCAGCGATCCGTTGCAGGAAGCTAGCTTCACGCGATGCGGAGGTTTGATCCACAAATATGCCGGCCGCGTGCTGTTGGTCACGACGGGAGCCTGTGCGATCCACTGTCGCTATTGCTTCCGCAGGCATTTCCCCTATTCGGACATTCCGCACTCGATCGACCAGTGGCAACCGGCGCTCGATGAAATTGCCGCCGACGAATCGATCGAAGAAGTTTTGCTTAGTGGCGGCGATCCGCTGATGCTGGCAGATCCGGTGCTGGAGCGATTGATCGACGCGTTGCAGTCGATTCCGCATCTGCGGCGGCTGAGGATTCACAGCCGGCTGCCGATCGTGCTGCCGTCGCGCGTCAACGATGCCCTTGTCGGGATGCTGACCGCTTCGCGGCTGACCGTCTGGATGGTCGTCCATTCGAATCACGCCAACGAACTCGACGAAGCCGTCGGGCAAGGACTGGGGCGTTTGATCGATCGCGGCATCCCGGTGCTGAACCAGGCGGTGCTGTTGCGCGGCGTCAACGACGACCTCGATGCGTTGACCGATCTCTGCCGGCGGCTGATCGATCTCCGCGTGACGCCTTATTATCTGCACAAACTAGACCAGGTCGCCGGCGCGGCTCACTTCGACGTCTCAAAAGAACGAGGTTGCGAGCTGATCGAAGGCTTGCGAACGCGGTTGCCCGGATATGCGGTCCCGCGTTTTGTGATCGAACAGCCCGATCAACCGTCGAAGACCACGATCGTTTAG